From Nicotiana tabacum cultivar K326 chromosome 22, ASM71507v2, whole genome shotgun sequence, one genomic window encodes:
- the LOC107820295 gene encoding putative protein phosphatase 2C 51 isoform X11 gives MNLCKFLAFVLGFVLCVSTCTSGESSTCLTVYKEGGAPAVFQSPKCPRWKLPDHGSESKSPNVRCQTALHQGRRKSQEDRILCALDIRIPFPGVKGITEVTVGVVAVFDGHNGAEASEMASKLLLQYFTLHTFFLLDATFSVLSRKMIGLLPNERRQSTLNWNPDELNLGRFKLTVSSIIDRSFHLEILREALLRAIDDIDSAFSRDAFRHNFDSGSTATVILMAENQILVANIGDSKAFLCSEEYKSQEEAKANLLRLYRQTRGFGVFEPVKNFNSFKLAASDQWPFLISKELTRDHHPDRDDERSRVETAGGHVSEWSGVARVNGQLAVSRAIGDVSFKSYGVISAPEVTDWQPLTANDSYLVAASDGVFEKLSSQDICDILWNLHADFTVRSELTYSCSYSLADCIVNAAFEKGSMDNMAAVVLPFRLNDSLQRLAKKTHAGMRKFDCSSSGDSNYISQHSVLTEEEHGHPLVSNFGRLLIEGKHSNYGCFYLSENLDVNDEYTFWVQKDVHEYEHELLHALPDSIGQNPGGALDLYNDQHMCVHFGMNFSENKDQCINPEGFARFLGLLESIPFNDSSTNDHARVDSRYILKKKYDRGSYGEVWLAFYWNCSHVVKSSKSNNFSANITERGANNERRKDSSSADACDDGPSEGSMFILKRIMVEKGTSVYLSGLREKYFGEIFLNAYTVLGGSLQAEESNSLLLNIRPDFHVPVERNAAVDLGIQGSLKFDKVYGKKKETLRAAPEEGLNHIARYVESFESRSNDIWLVFRHEGISLSKFLYTAEEVINNSEEGNENVKHIQILHPSKWWKWLKTTEAGQEEMRDLIWQLLMALKSCHDRNITHRDIKPG, from the exons ATGAATTTATGCAAATTTCTCGCCTTCGTGTTGGGGTTTGTTCTTTGCGTGAGTACTTGTACTTCCGGAGAATCGTCGACATGTTTGACGGTGTATAAAGAAGGCGGTGCACCTGCCGTATTTCAATCTCCAAAATGCCCTCGCTGGAAGCTTCCAGATCATGGTTCCGAATCCAAATCGCCGAATGTGAGGTGCCAAACAGCCTTGCATCAAGGTCGCCGCAAGTCTCAAGAAGATCGAATTCTCTGTGCACTCGATATTCGCATCCCTTTCCCcg GTGTTAAAGGTATTACTGAGGTTACAGTTGGTGTTGTCGCAGTTTTTGATGGTCATAATGGTGCTGAAGCAAGTGAAATGGCATCAAAGCTATTACTGCAGTATTTCACGCTGCACACATTTTTTCTTCTTGATGCAACATTTTCAGTTCTTTCAAGGAAAATGATTGGACTCTTGCCAAATGAAAGAAGACAGAGTACTCTGAACTGGAATCCGGATGAATTGAACTTGGGGAG GTTCAAGCTGACTGTGTCTTCAATCATTGATCGATCTTTTCACTTGGAAATATTGAGGGAAGCATTGCTAAGGGCAATTGATGATATTGATTCTGCATTTTCAAGG GATGCATTTAGACACAATTTTGATTCTGGCTCTACCGCCACAGTTATACTTATGGCAgaaaatcaaattttagttgcAAATATCGGAGATTCAAAGGCATTTTTATGTTCTGAAGAATATAAATCTCAAGAAGAGGCTAAAG CTAATTTATTGAGGTTATATAGGCAAACAAGAGGCTTTGGGGTTTTCGAACCTGTGAAGAACTTCAATAGCTTCAAGTTGGCAGCTTCTGACCAGTGGCCTTTTCTGATTTCCAAGGAATTGACTAGAGACCACCACCCAGATAGGGATGACGAGAGGTCTCGAGTGGAGACTGCAGGAGGACATGTCTCTGAATGGAGTGGCGTAGCTAGGGTTAATGGTCAATTGGCTGTTTCAAGAGCAATAGGTGATGTGTCTTTTAAAAG TTATGGCGTTATATCCGCACCTGAGGTCACTGATTGGCAACCTTTGACAGCCAATGACAGCTATTTGGTGGCTGCTTCTGATGGCGTTTTTGAAAAGCTTAGCTCACAGGATATTTGTGACATATTGTGGAATTTACATGCTGATTTCACTGTGCGATCGGAACTCACTTATTCATGTTCATATTCCTTAGCTGATTGCATAGTAAATGCTGCTTTTGAAAAGGGAAGTATGGACAACATGGCAGCTGTTGTCCTTCCATTTAGATTGAATGATTCACTGCAAAGGTTGGCGAAGAAAACACATGCAGGAATGAGAAAATTCGATTGCTCATCTTCAGGGGATAGCAATTATATTTCTCAACATTCAG TGCTTACTGAGGAGGAGCATGGTCATCCTCTTGTTTCCAATTTTGGCAGATTATTG ATTGAAGGAAAACACAGCAATTATGGATGTTTCTATCTATCTGAGAACCTCGATGTTAATGATGAGTATACATTCTGGGTTCAGAAGGACGTCCATGAGTATGAACATGAGCTCCTTCATGCTTTACCTGATAGCATTGGTCAGAATCCAG GTGGAGCTTTGGATTTATATAATGATCAGCACATGTGTGTTCATTTTGGGATGAACTTTAGTGAGAACAAGGACCAGTGCATTAATCCTGAAGGCTTTGCTAGGTTCCTTGGTTTGCTCGAATCTATTCCGTTCAATGATAGCAGTACAAATGATCATGCCAGAGTAGATTCAAG GTACattctaaagaagaaatatgATCGTGGATCATATGGTGAAGTTTGGCTAGCTTTTTACTGGAATTGTTCTCATGTCGTCAAGTCTTCAAAAAGTAACAATTTCTCAGCTAATATTACGGAGAGAGGGGCGAATAATGAAAGAAGGAAGGATTCATCATCTGCTGATGCCTGTGATGATGGCCCTTCTGAAGGAAGCATGTTCATTTTGAAGCGTATCATG GTGGAGAAAGGCACCTCTGTCTATTTAAGTGGGCTACGGGAGAAATATTTTGGTGAAATTTTCTTGAATGCTTATACTGTTCTTGGAGGTTCATTGCAAGCTGAAGAATCAAATTCCCTCCTGTTAAATATACGACCAGATTTTCATGTTCCTGTGGAAAGAAATGCCGCAGTGGATCTAGGGATCCAGGGCTCCTTGAAGTTCGATAAAGTATATGGTAAAAAGAAGGAAACGCTGAGAGCTGCCCCTGAGGAGGGTCTTAATCACATTGCCAGATATGTCGAGTCTTTTGAGTCTCGATCCAATGATATATGGCTTGTGTTTCGCCATGAAGGGATATCCTTATCAAAGTTTCTCTATACCGCTGAAGAAGTGATAAATAATTCGGAGGAAGGAAATGAAAATGTAAAGCATATTCAGATATTGCATCCTTCAAAATGGTGGAAATGGTTGAAAACAACAGAAGCAGGGCAAGAGGAAATGCGTGATCTGATTTGGCAATTG TTGATGGCACTTAAATCTTGTCATGATCGTAATATCACCCATAGAGATATAAAACCCG